Below is a genomic region from Nostoc sp. UHCC 0870.
ATGCAAGCAACCATCAGCATACCCAAAGGCTCGGAATATCCACGATTCACCATCGGACAGCGTACACAACAAGGGCTAATCATCGGTATCCAATACTACCCCGCCGATACTTTGTTAGCTCATGAATACGGAGTAGGCTGGCGTTATTTTATTTTGACTGACAAAAACTCTGAAGAAGTTCGGTCTTACTTTGACGACCAAATTCAACTGCTTTCTGTTGCAGAACTTCAGGGACAACTACAGGCAGAAATTGACCAGCATCAGCAGCAAATAAAGGTACTACAAGAACAGTTGGCGGGAGGGTTAACCAATGTCTAATCTCAGTCTCATGGAATTAGTTAAAGCTAGTCAATACTTGATATCTCAAATTGCTCAACATCCAGACTTTTTAGCACTTGATTATCAGCCTGATTTAACTATTGGTGATGCTCAAACTGCTTTGTCTTATCTTCAGTCTGAGCTAGAGAAAAATCAACAATCTGCTGATACAACAAATACTTCTGATTAAAGAAAATTCACCCGAATTGGGTGTAAATAATTCGGGTGATTGCTAGTATTTGTGAACTTAACATCTTACTACAAAAAACTGTTTTTCGCACATTAGGGTGAAATATAATGACAGAAATAAAGCTAGGTTTTTGCAATCCTCCTGAACCTGTTTATCTTTATGTCAAAAATGGTGAACTAAGTGGTGAATCTTATCTCTGGTATCAATATGATATCGAGAATGAAAAAACCATTCCTGTCAAACAAAAAGGTTTAGCTGGTTATTTATCAGAAATCAGAATAACAGCAAAAGAATTTAAGGGTAAGGACAACATCAAGTTAGATATTGTTGTTGCAGCAGATGAGGTTTATGTAATCCGAACTGGCATCGAAACCAATTTCGCCAAGACATTTCTACTCGCAGCTTCTCAAGTTTACGACTTCTCCAAACCTCTAGTTATTGCTGCTACTAGCGGTGATGAGAACACAGTTTTTTGTCGATTATACGATGCTACGACTAAAGTTAAAATCCGCAGAGAATGGGATGCTAATGCAGACTGGGCATCAATCATTGCTGATATTCAATCTCGTTTGGGTGGATCATTTTCGTCTATTCCACTAATTCCAGAACAACAAACACAGCCCAAATCTGTAGCACATCCTCAAGATTTGCGTGTGAAATATATTCGTACTTTGTTGAATTATTCACTTGATTTAGTCAAGGAGTATTTGCAGTTTCAAGAAGCTAGTAGCCCTAGTCAATTACCCATCAGCAAGATTGATTCTCTTGTAAAAACTATGTGTTTAGCTTGGGCTGCCGATAAGTTTGAACATCCTGATCAGGCTGAACATTCGTATCAACAGCAAGTGGTTGATGTAGTTACTACTAGTGCTGATGAATTAACTGCAATTAAGTCATGGATGCAAGAATTACAAGCAAAAAAGACAGCAGTAGTTTCCCAATAATTCAGAATATTTGAGGTGAATTATGAGCTACAAATGGACTCCCCAAGAGATAGAAATTCTCGAAGAAATGGCTGAATCTTACACTGCAAAACAAATTGCATACAGACTAAAAAGACGAGGGTACAACCGTAGTCTCGAAGGCATCAGGAAAAAACTTCATTATTTGGGTTACTCTGTGCGTCCCATTCTTGATAACTACAGTTGTAATGAAGTCGCTAAAGTTTTGCAGGTAGATTCTGGTACTGTTGCGGCTTGGGTAAAACGAGGTTGGCTCAAAGCTATCAAACCATCTGTTCATCAGTACCAAATTAAAAGCCAAGATTTAAAGCGGTTTCTCCAAAATCCTCCTCGCAGGATTAGAAATCTCGTTGCTTCTTTTGATCAACAAGCCGTTAAATATTTAGTGGGTTAAGTATGACCTGTATAATCTCTACCTTAGAAAAAAACTGGTATCTCTCTCCACTTTGGGGTAAAAAGATTCTGCCTCTTGAAGCTAATTTGTTAGAGCGGGTGTACCTGAAAACTACCAGAACTTTTGGCTTTTGATAACAAGGATAAACGTAAGATTCCTTGTAACTATGCTGGAGGTGGATTAATTAACATTAACCCCGTGAAATTAGATGGTCAGAAAGTTTTTGAATTTGGGGCTTAAATATGGAATTGGGAATTTTTCAAAAAGATGCACTCATCGAAAAATTAGCGAAGAAATTCTACGCACTTCTGGGCTATGTGGTGAGAGATGGACACTCACTAACGAGTCCACAATCCTGCACTCTCCTCGCCGAGAACATTCGCGTAAGCTCCCTCAGTTTTTTGAACTCGTAGACAAACTCTGTCCAGACATGACCAAGCTGGAGATGTTCGCACGGGAGTCTAGGGACGGCTGGGACTGTTGGGGGGATGAAGCGGATTTGTTTGATGAATTGAGTGCTTAATTAACACTAATTTCGGCACTCAAAGTTTGCTGAACCTTGAAAACCAAATATCAAATAAACGTATCCCCTCAATATTCCGGGGTAAGGAGTTCTTCAGTCATCAATGAAAAACCAAAAGGATTGAGAGCAGATTTTTCCTGAATAATAGTTGCTAAAGAAGGAATATTCCCAACCTGAGAAATCCGGTCACGGATATACTCAAAAAAGCTAATTCCCAACTTACGAGTAGTAGCAACAAGAGACATAAAAGTATCCCAAGCCTGAGTACCTTCTAGAGTTTGAGTGGCATAACTAATATTACGCCGTTGCACCATTGTCCTAGCAGCTAACTCCGCCGGATTATTATGCAAAGGTAATTCAGGATGCTCTAAGACTAAAAGCAACTCCGAAATTTTCAGCAGCGTTAATTGTTTTCGCTCATCCAACTGTTGATAACCGGTTTGAGTATCGAAAAGTTTCCAAAACTCAGACCGGAGTTTTTCTGCCATCTGTTGACTGGGTGCATCTTTGTAAGCCAGCAAGTCTCGGTAGTAATCCCAGAAATCATCCAGGAATTTATCAAGAGCTTTTTGGTGACAAGCAACATAAGGGGTCAACTTTTTGTAATGTCGTCCTTCATGCACCCAACACAAAGCGATATTATCAGTCAGTAATTTGAACTGAGGAGCATCATCACAAACGAGAGTTTGCACCACTGGCCAATCAGTTTGTTGATGATAAAAAGCAATCGCTGCTGCTTCTATAATCCGAGTCCGGTGTTGAGAACCTAGTTTGGGTAGATATGTATCAAGTAGAGTATTAAACTCTGCTTCACTCAACACAGTTTCTTGAGGTAATAGTTTAAGAGCATTTTTCCATTTAGTCGGGATTTGGAAAGTCTCCACTAAATTGTCTGTAAGTTGATTGAGAATCAACTCCAGTTCTGTGGCATTTTGCAATACTTTTACTACACTCAATCTGTCTTTTTTGGCAGTGGTCAGGTAGATTGTATAGAAAGGGTTGCAGACTACATTAGTGGTATAGTTCACCCCACCCACCCGCGCACCAGTTTGGTCGAAGTTTTGCCAAGGACTGCTCTCTAGTCCCGACGCATATACTTCATCTTTCTCGCTTTCAAAATCAGTGTGGTTTTTAATCAGTAGGTTCGATAAATATCCGGCTGATATGGATATCCCAATATCTTCTAAAAACTCTAATAATTTGCCTTGGGTCATGTTGCCCCCATAGTATAGGCTCATCACCAAAGCTTTTATTCCCGGACCGAATTCTCCTTCGTAACCGCAAGGCAGTTCTGCTAAATAGGTTTTTCCCACTGAAGGTGAGTAGTATTTCTCTTTACGGAATAATACGTTGTCCGTTCCCAAGGTGATGTCTTGGATGATTACTTCTTGATAGCCTTTAAACTCTGCGTCTGCTGGCAGTTTGTCCTGGGGATATTCCAATATTTGTTCTCTATTTATTTTAACTGTCGCTTTCTTACTGCCTTTGTTGTGCTTTTTTAGAGTCTGTCGTTCTTTTTCTGATGAGTGATTGTTGGCAAATCCTTTCTTGCTGCTTTTGATGTCTGGTTGACCTTTTTCTCCTTTCAGGCGGTTGTTTTCATCTTTTAACTGTTGATTTTCATCTCGTAATTCTTTGACTTCTGCTTGCAATTGCTCTATTAGGTTCAGTAATATTTCTACTGTCCGACGCATTGATTCATCTGCAATTCCTTTTGGCTCGATGGTTTGCAGTATCTCTTCTCCCAATTTTTTACTCGAATCTAGCTTTTGCGTCATGTGTCATATTTTATGATATTGCTTGTCCCTCGCTGACTTTATTTTTTCTACTACCCCTACTTATTGAGCCGATACAAATAAACAATGCTAATTTTCTGGAGGATTTTCAGTTGTAGAGGACTGGTAGATTTGACGCAATTCATCAATTGAAGTCGCTGTTTTTATACCTTCTTTAATTGCCCGTAATTGTTCAATGTCGTAAATTTGGGAAATTTCATCCATCACCTCAAGTGAAGAAGCACCAAATTTAAGTTCTAAACCTAATTCAATTGCTTCCAACAATCCCTCTATTCGGGTAATTCTCTCAAATGATGTCATGTACTGCATAGACTGTTGTGCCTCCAATTGTTCAATTTCCCTTTTGAACTCTCGTTCTAACTCTAGTCAATGACCCGCCGCTTAATCTTTGTAGATTATAGCGGGGGCTTGTAAAAGCCTACATTGACCAGCCCACCTACGGGTAAACGATATCTAGGTCATGACACCCCAGGATACGTGCCAGTTCTGGGCAACTGTCGCTCAAAATTAAACAGTAAGGACGGGAACCAAACAGTGTTTTGAGCCGAACAAGCCATGATATCCGGGCGAGGCAAACTTTACTACCGTAAGGTAAGAGGTAACAGTAATGTACGTTTTCGTATTAGATAAAAATAAGCAACCACTTGACCCATGCCATCCAGCAAGGGCGAGGGAGTTATTGAAGCGGGGTCGCGCTGCGGTCTATAAACGCTACCCCTTTACGATTATTGTCAAGAACAGAGAATTAGAAAATTCAGTTACACATCAACATCGAGTAAAAATTGACCCAGGCAGTCGCACTACAGGGATGACTCTACTACAAGAAAATACCGCCAGATGTGTATTTGCTTGTGAGATAAGTCATCGTGGGTTTCAAATCAGAGAAGCACTTTTATCAAGAAGGCAATTAAGAAGTTCAAGGCGATCGCGTAAAACACGTTACCGCAAAGCGCGATTTCTCAATAGAACTCGTCCCAATGGTTGGCTACCACCATCATTACAATCTCGAATTGAAAATGTTTTGACTTGGGTAAATAGGCTACGTCGTATTTGTCCAATCACTGCCATTTCTCAAGAGTTGGTTAAATTTGACTTACAAAAACTAGAACAACCAGAAATTCAAGGTGTGGATTATCAACGTGGTGAGCTATTTGGTTTTGAAGTTAAACAATATCTGTTAGTCAAGTGGCAACATCAATGTGTTTATTGTGGTGTCAAAGATGTCCCACTACAAATCGAACATATTGTTGCTAAATCCTGCGGTGGTACTAATCGTGTGAGCAATTTGACATTAGCTTGTCCTAAATGTAATCAAGCTAAAGGTAATCAACCAATTGAATCATTTCTCAGCAAAAAACCTGATTTGTTAAATCGTATCCTGGCTCAAGCTAAAAAACCTTTAGTTGATGCCACTGCGGTTAATGCAACTCGTTGGAAATTATACCGTAGATTACAACAAACTAATTTACCTGTAGAAGTTGGCAGTGGTGGACGAACCAAGTGGAATCGGGTCAACAGAGGAATTGATAAGTCTCACTGGGCTGATTCTTTATGTATAGGAGCGAGTACACCAGAAAAACTAATTATCAAAAATATTAGACCTTTGTTGATTAATGCCAAAGGTCACGGTATTCGTCAACGCTGTCGCCCAGATAAGTTTGGCTTTCCTAAAGCTCATGCACATAGAGCTAAATCCTTTCAAGGTTTTACCACTGGTGATATTGTCAAAGCTCGTATCCCTACTGGTAAATTCGCTGGAAGATATACAGGCAGAATTGCCATTAGATTCCGCCCTAACTTTGTTTTACACACTTTAGATAAAAAGTTTGATGTTCATCCTAAATACCTAAAAATCATACACAAAGCTGACGGTTATGAATACAAACAATGATGTCCATCAGGACAATGTTTATGTTGGCAGAAATTCCCATCCCGCTAAACAAATTCCTTATAGCGGCAGTCCCCTTTCCGCATCTGGGATGGATTAACAACCAAGATTCTTCGCCCCCAATGCGATAGATTTTCACCAATTTGTCAATCAATCGCTTTCCTAATTCGGCATCCCGGACTACCTGCTGGAGTTCCTGATCTAGAAACTCGAAACCTCTACTCCAATCAATTTCAGCATGAGCTTGAGGAAAGAAGAATTGCATGAAGTCTTCAAAATACAACTGCAACATCTGCTTCCACGGAGAATCATATTCAGTTTGGGGTGTTTTATTACTCATAAAAAAAGCCAAAACTTGCTGCTATTTAACAAAATAATTCATCCAAAACATTTCCTTCTCACAAACCAAACAGAGGAATTATGACTAACGATATCTTGAGCGATAACAGAAGAAAACGCCACATTTACATGGATAGTAAATTAGATGATTTACCTCTAACAATTGAAAAATTGAAGACCATTGCATACTCGTCATCAGAAAAAACTATATATTTGCACTGCAATTGCCTTGTAATTGCTATAAATATACCCCATATTTATAGTACAATTGTACTATAAAGCAATTAGCTAGCCTTGACAATTATTACAAACTTCGGAGTGCCACATGACAGAACGATATATGCTTTCGATTACTTTATCAGAAAAAGCTTATGAAGAATATCGCCTCGTGGCTGCATGGAAAAAGATTCGTGTTAGCACATTAATCAGACAGATTTTAGAACGAGAACATGAAAGCCTTGGTTTTGGGGAGTTAGTCAAACGGGCTACAGCCGAATGGCACACAATTAAAGATGAAACTTCTTCTGGGCAGAGTGTTGGGGGGAACTCTTGTGAGGGGTAAAGGTAATAAGTATTCAAGCCCACTCCTATGAAATAGAGGTTAGTTATGCTCCCAGAGATCAATATGATTTTATCAGAAGAAATACTTCAACATTATCGTTCAAATCAAGGATATGTCTACCTGATTCATGCAGAAGGAACAAACCGCTATAAGATTGGGCGGAGCGTGAATCCTGTCACACGTCTTGAACAGCTTAAAGCTCAATCTCCTTATCCATTACGAATAATTGATTCATTTTGGACACCAGACGCAATTAATGATGAAAAATATTTTCACGAACAGTATAAAGAATATCGAAGATTTGGGGAATGGTTTGAATTTTCTGATTCCAGTCTGCCTGACTGGAATCATTCACATTCTGATTCGCAAGAACAATTGCTAGAAAAATACTCTCAAAGTCTTGATTATGTTAAGGATAGCTTTTATTTATTCAGAAAAGAAGCACAAAATATTTCTGACAATATAGCTTTTGAAGTAACTAAAAACTTAATTAATAACAATGAGTTCCAAAGTTTTGTGATTTCAATTCCTCCGAATTTTAATTTCTCTGTAAAACTATTATTGAAAGTAAAGTTTAAAACGATTTTCTATGAAAACATTCTTCAGATTAATACTTTAAAATCTCTCCAATATATTTGCGATTTTGGGATAAAACATTGGGCTAACTGCGTTATGACAACTTTTGAAAAATCCAAGATTTTTCAGAAGGAAATAACATTGGATGAACTTGAGATATCTATTAGAAGCACTATTGCTGGATTTTCTGCGTGCTTAAGTGGAGGTGTAATCGTATGAATCAAGACTTATACACAGGTGTTTTAACAGGACACAGAGTAGTTGATGCCATCGCTCACATTAAATTCGAGGGTGACATTACACCAAAAAGCTGGTACAAACATATTTGTTATCAAACTAAGTCTGGTGAGAAAAAGGCAGATCGGCTAGCAATTGATATTCTGGCAGACATTGTTTACTGGTATCGTCCATACCTACAAAGGGATGAGTTGACAGGTGAAGAAGTCGGCTGGAAGAAAAAGTTCAAGGAAGATGTGTTGCGCCGTAATCCTGATGCCTTCGCTGAATCTCTCAATGCTTCACCACGATGTGTCAGAGAATCAATGCGCCTTTTAGAACGGATGGGTTTAATTAAAGTCATTCTTCAACCCATTGAAACCGCTTATGGTGTTCTCCCCAATGTTATGCACATCGATATCTATCCTGAAGCTCTCGCTGCGATTACTTATCGAACTAATAAGACCCACAACCCTCAAACCCTTGAAAAATCCTTGTTGACGAAATGGGTAACAACCTCTGACGAAACGAGTAACAAGGAATTACGAAATCTGCAACAAGGAGCTACGAAATGCGTAACAAGCAGCGACGAAATCAGTAACTTATCTATATATAGAGATTTCATAGAGACTTCTCAAGAGACTTCTTCTCTCTCCCTAAATCCCTCTCTCACGCCCCAAAATTTAGCAAAAGAGAGAGAAGAAAAAAAAGCGAAACTTGGATTTGAAATTCTAGAATCACCCGACCCTAGACCCTCCGCTTCGTTGTCAAATAATTCCGAAACTTTGCAACTAACGAACCAGACCATCATCAAGGCCAATGTTCCGCCGCCTGACCCATTTTTATCTGGACAACGGAAAAAACCGCAGGAAATTGTTTGGGACTGGCTGCCTGATGGACCTTGGCGAAATGAGGATGGCAAATTAGACAGCGAATTTCAAACCGCGATCGCCAATCGTTGGCTCAAGGAATACGGGGGTGACTTACACGCCAATAAAGCCAAAGTCCTCAAACATTTTCGCAACGACCCCACCAACTTGCCTATTGAATGGGAATGGTATCAGTCCACTTTCATTCATCGCGTTGTTAACATCCAGACGCGGCGACAGCATGGACTCGATACTTTATCTGACGAGCAAGCGGTCAGTAAACAAGCACGCGCCACCTTACCTTTGCCCCAACAAATGCGAGTCACTGAGCTACAAACTCCGACCGAAGTTGTCGAACAAGTTGCTGGTTATGCTCTACCCAACTTACAGCAAAATGTGGTGTCCATTGCATCTGTTCAACACTCCTTTCAGGAGTTACCCCAACCAGAAACATTACCACCACCAAAAGATGAGTTTGGCGCGGTTAATGACCCCAATGTTTACTTAGTTAAATCTGCTAGACCTGAAGAAGTTGAGTTTTGGGCTAATTGCAAACCTAATGTCGTACCCTTAGCTAAAAAATTAGGCTCTCCCAGAGTAGTTATGCTAGAATAGCATGAATAAATCCAGTATAATTCAATAGAATTAGCAGTG
It encodes:
- a CDS encoding helix-turn-helix domain-containing protein codes for the protein MSYKWTPQEIEILEEMAESYTAKQIAYRLKRRGYNRSLEGIRKKLHYLGYSVRPILDNYSCNEVAKVLQVDSGTVAAWVKRGWLKAIKPSVHQYQIKSQDLKRFLQNPPRRIRNLVASFDQQAVKYLVG
- a CDS encoding DUF1392 family protein, which codes for MTCIISTLEKNWYLSPLWGKKILPLEANLLERVYLKTTRTFGF
- a CDS encoding MT-A70 family methyltransferase, with product MVRKFLNLGLKYGIGNFSKRCTHRKISEEILRTSGLCGERWTLTNESTILHSPRREHSRKLPQFFELVDKLCPDMTKLEMFARESRDGWDCWGDEADLFDELSA
- a CDS encoding IS66 family transposase; protein product: MTQKLDSSKKLGEEILQTIEPKGIADESMRRTVEILLNLIEQLQAEVKELRDENQQLKDENNRLKGEKGQPDIKSSKKGFANNHSSEKERQTLKKHNKGSKKATVKINREQILEYPQDKLPADAEFKGYQEVIIQDITLGTDNVLFRKEKYYSPSVGKTYLAELPCGYEGEFGPGIKALVMSLYYGGNMTQGKLLEFLEDIGISISAGYLSNLLIKNHTDFESEKDEVYASGLESSPWQNFDQTGARVGGVNYTTNVVCNPFYTIYLTTAKKDRLSVVKVLQNATELELILNQLTDNLVETFQIPTKWKNALKLLPQETVLSEAEFNTLLDTYLPKLGSQHRTRIIEAAAIAFYHQQTDWPVVQTLVCDDAPQFKLLTDNIALCWVHEGRHYKKLTPYVACHQKALDKFLDDFWDYYRDLLAYKDAPSQQMAEKLRSEFWKLFDTQTGYQQLDERKQLTLLKISELLLVLEHPELPLHNNPAELAARTMVQRRNISYATQTLEGTQAWDTFMSLVATTRKLGISFFEYIRDRISQVGNIPSLATIIQEKSALNPFGFSLMTEELLTPEY
- the iscB gene encoding RNA-guided endonuclease IscB — translated: MYVFVLDKNKQPLDPCHPARARELLKRGRAAVYKRYPFTIIVKNRELENSVTHQHRVKIDPGSRTTGMTLLQENTARCVFACEISHRGFQIREALLSRRQLRSSRRSRKTRYRKARFLNRTRPNGWLPPSLQSRIENVLTWVNRLRRICPITAISQELVKFDLQKLEQPEIQGVDYQRGELFGFEVKQYLLVKWQHQCVYCGVKDVPLQIEHIVAKSCGGTNRVSNLTLACPKCNQAKGNQPIESFLSKKPDLLNRILAQAKKPLVDATAVNATRWKLYRRLQQTNLPVEVGSGGRTKWNRVNRGIDKSHWADSLCIGASTPEKLIIKNIRPLLINAKGHGIRQRCRPDKFGFPKAHAHRAKSFQGFTTGDIVKARIPTGKFAGRYTGRIAIRFRPNFVLHTLDKKFDVHPKYLKIIHKADGYEYKQ
- a CDS encoding GIY-YIG nuclease family protein, coding for MILSEEILQHYRSNQGYVYLIHAEGTNRYKIGRSVNPVTRLEQLKAQSPYPLRIIDSFWTPDAINDEKYFHEQYKEYRRFGEWFEFSDSSLPDWNHSHSDSQEQLLEKYSQSLDYVKDSFYLFRKEAQNISDNIAFEVTKNLINNNEFQSFVISIPPNFNFSVKLLLKVKFKTIFYENILQINTLKSLQYICDFGIKHWANCVMTTFEKSKIFQKEITLDELEISIRSTIAGFSACLSGGVIV